CTGAATACTCCGTTTGATTTGGAAGTGTTAGGTGATCCAGCTAATAACACCTTCGATGGTAATAAGTGTACGAACAGTGAACCGTTTGGACTATGTGACCCATAATCAAAACGGTAAAATAAATTGCTTAATCACAAGATATGCCTCTATACGTTAACGTGCTGAAAATGATAAAATAAGCAAAAAGATTGAACGGAGAAGGGTGAGAACAGCATGGAGCATCTTGTGAATAAACGGGTACAAAATATACAAATTTCAGGAATACGCAAGTTTTTTAATCTTGTGGCAGATTATGATGATGTAATCTCTTTAACGATTGGACAACCTGACTTCTTAACACCTGAACATGTGAAGGAAGCGGCAAAACAAGCAATTGATAATAATAAAACGACATATACACATAATGCGGGTTTGATCGAATTACGTGAAGCGGCAGTCCAATTCGTACATAAGAAATATGGAATGAATTACGATGCAAATGATGAAGTGATTGTTACGGCTGGTGCAAGTGAAGCGATTGATATTACGTTCCGTACCATTCTTGAAGAAGGGTGTGAGGTTATCCTTCCTGGACCTGTCTATCCTGGTTATGAACCGATCATTCGACTATGTGGTGCAACACCTGTTCATGTAGATACACGGAATGATGGTTTTAAGCTAACAGCTTCATTGATTGAGAAGCATTTAACGGATAAAACACGTGCAGTTGTATTGCCCTATCCATCGAATCCGACTGGTTGCACACTATCTGAAGCGGAACTTACTGACATTGCAGAGCTTCTTCAAGGTCGTGAACTGTTCGTTTTATCAGATGAGATCTATAGTGAGCTTATTTTCGGTGATACACATCGTTCGATTTCAACAATTGGTACAATGCGTGAGCAAACGATCGTTATTAATGGACTAAGTAAATCACATTCGATGACAGGCTGGCGAGTAGGACTTGTCTTCGGCCCGAAACAGATTATGCAACATATGTTGAAGGTTCACCAATATAATGTGACATGTGTATCAAGCATTACTCAATATGCTGCATTAGAGGCGCTTACGAATGGAATCAATGACGCTGAACCAATGAAAAATGAGTATTTGAAACGGATGAATTATGTGTATACACGTCTTAATCAAATGGGGTTTGAAGTTGAAAAACCGACAGGATCATTTTATATCTTCCCATCGATTGAGAAATTCGGTATGTCTTCATTTGATTTTGCACTCAAGCTCGTTCAAGAGGCAGGCGTAGCCGTCGTTCCTGGAGATGCATTCTCTAATCTTGGTGAAGGGTATGTTCGGATCTCATATGCGTATGCGATGGACACGTTGGAAAAAGGTATGGATAGACTTGAGCAGTTTGTAAAAGCACGCTAAGTTAAAGGTTAATATCCATCACGAAATAGTATGTGTTCTTCGTACAAGAGTTGGTTCTTGAGGTATAGAAATTAGTTGGAGGATTAAATGTTGGCATTAAAAGAATACTTAAATTCTACTTTTCCAGGACTACAATTGAAATCAAACCTTTACGACGAATGGGACATTAGACTGCATATCAGATTGGCAGAAGGTATTTATCAGTTTAAGGATAACGGACAGCTTAATCTTGAAATGTTTGAGATGGTTTATTATCAAGCGTTGACGATTTTTAATCACCTCTTTTCTGAACAGGATGAAATTTTCCTCGTTACAAACGTATGTCATCGTAAACGAAATTATAGGAAAGTTAAAGTAAAGGTGTATGACCGTTATCTAAAAAATAAGTCATTGAAATATAAAGTGAGACAAGAGGTTAAACCATGTCTTTTTGACGATGAAGAGCATGAGCAGTATATTAGTTCACAGTATTACTTGAAATGCCGAAAATCAGATATTAACTACTCTTTACTAATTAAAGCTATTTGTAACGAAGACTTTCAACCATTGAAACCTAGGTTTGGTAGGGATAAAGGATCGTATTATCCAGATGTTTTCTTCGTCAATGCTTCTAAAAATATCATTTTATTTATCTATGATGACAGAGGATGCGAGGTAATTGCACAAAACAAAGAAACGATACGCCCATTGTATGAGCAATATCATGATTGGGTAGATGATTATTACCGAGAAGAGAATGAGCTACTTTTTAAATAAAAGAAAAATGTGGGAAACTCTTTTAATTGGAGTTTCCCACATTTTGTCTTTATCAATCTTAGAATTTAAAAGATGTGTCACTTCAAGCTTTAATTGCTTGCTCAACCAGCTTTACCTCACACCAGCTAGTTTGGATAATAATGGACCTGCTGTTTTCACAAGTGGTGAAACTTGTTTGACAGTTGTCGTAATTTGGTTCATCGTTGACATCGTTTTGTTCATATCAAATTTACCGTCGTCATTTTGAAAGAAGGTCATAAGATTGTACCTTGGAGGACGAGGAACATACATACCATGACCGGGATGCATATACGGATGGTATTGAACAGGTTGTTGAGGCATATGTGGCATTGATTGTTGCCAACCATTTGTATTCATGCCCCAGTAAGGTTGAGTAGGTTCCGTTTGCGCCCATTGCTCCTGAGTCGCATATTGCTTAGGTGGATACTCATAGTAAGAAGTAGGGTAAGAACGATAAGACTGTGTAGGTTGTTGGCTCTCATAATAATGTTGTGGACGATAGTTGTTCATAAATATCTCCTCCCATAATCTTGGTGTTTCATCTACCACATGTGCCTATGTCAATAATACTTTATGTAAGTGGTGTTTGATGTGACACAATCATCATCGGAAAAGATTTGATGTTCATAACAGTTAAAGTCAGCAATGAGCGTTCATATGAAAAAGTT
This genomic window from Bacillus solimangrovi contains:
- a CDS encoding aminotransferase A, which codes for MEHLVNKRVQNIQISGIRKFFNLVADYDDVISLTIGQPDFLTPEHVKEAAKQAIDNNKTTYTHNAGLIELREAAVQFVHKKYGMNYDANDEVIVTAGASEAIDITFRTILEEGCEVILPGPVYPGYEPIIRLCGATPVHVDTRNDGFKLTASLIEKHLTDKTRAVVLPYPSNPTGCTLSEAELTDIAELLQGRELFVLSDEIYSELIFGDTHRSISTIGTMREQTIVINGLSKSHSMTGWRVGLVFGPKQIMQHMLKVHQYNVTCVSSITQYAALEALTNGINDAEPMKNEYLKRMNYVYTRLNQMGFEVEKPTGSFYIFPSIEKFGMSSFDFALKLVQEAGVAVVPGDAFSNLGEGYVRISYAYAMDTLEKGMDRLEQFVKAR
- a CDS encoding DUF3885 domain-containing protein, which produces MLALKEYLNSTFPGLQLKSNLYDEWDIRLHIRLAEGIYQFKDNGQLNLEMFEMVYYQALTIFNHLFSEQDEIFLVTNVCHRKRNYRKVKVKVYDRYLKNKSLKYKVRQEVKPCLFDDEEHEQYISSQYYLKCRKSDINYSLLIKAICNEDFQPLKPRFGRDKGSYYPDVFFVNASKNIILFIYDDRGCEVIAQNKETIRPLYEQYHDWVDDYYREENELLFK
- a CDS encoding YppG family protein produces the protein MNNYRPQHYYESQQPTQSYRSYPTSYYEYPPKQYATQEQWAQTEPTQPYWGMNTNGWQQSMPHMPQQPVQYHPYMHPGHGMYVPRPPRYNLMTFFQNDDGKFDMNKTMSTMNQITTTVKQVSPLVKTAGPLLSKLAGVR